From Companilactobacillus heilongjiangensis, one genomic window encodes:
- a CDS encoding bacteriocin immunity protein translates to MDEKSNNLIKILGAAYNNQAIKNNSELKKVVEECARPLMGNNDDKVYFEVIAKLSHSVVNYYKTSRETVPEEIRAIYEQIQKDVPAKSVVGKRLRRQFKDDKLASIL, encoded by the coding sequence ATGGATGAAAAAAGTAATAATTTAATAAAAATCTTGGGTGCCGCATATAACAACCAAGCAATCAAAAATAATTCTGAATTAAAAAAGGTAGTAGAGGAATGTGCACGTCCATTAATGGGGAACAATGACGACAAAGTATATTTTGAAGTTATCGCCAAGCTATCTCACAGTGTTGTCAATTACTACAAGACTAGTCGTGAAACCGTCCCAGAAGAAATCAGAGCCATCTATGAACAAATTCAGAAGGATGTACCAGCCAAAAGTGTTGTCGGCAAAAGACTACGCAGACAATTCAAAGACGACAAATTAGCATCAATTCTCTAA
- the mutM gene encoding DNA-formamidopyrimidine glycosylase yields the protein MPEMPEVETVRRGLISQVKGRKITNVEIRYQNLITGDVDQFKEFVTGTTITDIGRRAKFLLIHLDNGYTIISHLRMEGRYKISADPSAIDKHSHAIFTLDNGQKMIYNDVRKFGRMQLWNTDDLENNKSIQKLGPEPLSAAFTFNNLKPRIMRHRKDIKTVLLDQSVMSGLGNIYVDEVLWKVKIHPETPADHLNDTDIQNIIEVSNGEMEKAIASGGSTVRSYVDATGHKGNMQNSLKVYGKEGTPCPRCGTDIEKIKVGGRGTHFCPKCQVIK from the coding sequence ATGCCAGAGATGCCAGAAGTAGAAACTGTTAGACGTGGTTTGATTTCCCAAGTTAAGGGACGAAAAATTACCAATGTCGAGATTCGTTATCAAAATTTGATTACTGGGGATGTTGACCAGTTCAAAGAATTCGTTACAGGAACAACGATTACCGATATTGGCCGTCGTGCGAAGTTTTTGTTGATTCATTTGGATAATGGGTATACGATTATCAGTCACTTACGTATGGAAGGTCGTTACAAAATTTCAGCTGACCCTAGCGCGATTGACAAACATTCACATGCCATTTTTACATTAGATAATGGTCAAAAAATGATTTATAATGATGTTCGAAAATTTGGTCGGATGCAACTGTGGAATACTGACGATTTAGAGAACAATAAGTCGATTCAAAAACTTGGGCCAGAGCCACTTTCAGCTGCGTTTACCTTTAACAATTTGAAGCCTCGTATCATGCGCCATCGCAAGGATATTAAGACTGTCTTATTGGATCAGTCAGTGATGAGCGGTTTGGGAAACATTTATGTTGATGAAGTTTTGTGGAAGGTTAAGATTCACCCTGAAACTCCAGCCGATCATCTGAACGATACCGATATTCAAAATATTATCGAAGTGTCTAATGGAGAAATGGAAAAAGCTATTGCCTCAGGTGGGTCAACGGTTCGTTCATACGTCGATGCAACTGGTCACAAAGGTAATATGCAAAATAGTTTGAAAGTTTACGGTAAGGAAGGGACACCTTGTCCACGTTGTGGAACTGACATTGAAAAAATCAAAGTTGGTGGTCGTGGAACACATTTCTGCCCTAAGTGTCAGGTTATCAAATGA
- the rpmI gene encoding 50S ribosomal protein L35: MPKQKTHRASAKRFKKTANGGWKRMHAYTSHRFHGKTKKQRRQLAKPGMVSSSDMKRIKQMLATY, encoded by the coding sequence ATGCCTAAACAAAAGACACACCGCGCATCAGCAAAGAGATTTAAGAAGACTGCTAATGGTGGTTGGAAGAGAATGCACGCTTACACAAGTCACCGTTTCCACGGTAAGACTAAGAAACAACGTCGCCAATTGGCAAAACCAGGTATGGTTAGCTCAAGTGATATGAAACGTATCAAACAAATGTTAGCTACATACTAA
- the dnaI gene encoding primosomal protein DnaI, translating to MENLGNRLAEYLNSKNLTEDYRRLLNGALKDPDVQQFLKDNSDEINPDAISTSAASIYEFYNNKNHASELSRDYYPKLTVSNHNIEVAYYPNERTQNREKRNQYESGFVLMDMPSDIRSAKLDDYNGDGRQDALGKSLDFIDNYLNQKGFVPGLYLAGDFGVGKTYLLGAIANELFKHDVHTTMMHFPTFAVEMKNSIGSNTVLAKVNKVKGAEILMLDDIGADSMSSWIRDEVLGVILQYRMQENLPTFFSSNFSMKELEKHLSINQRGEEEPVKAKRIMERVKYLSREVIVTGQNRRFEK from the coding sequence ATGGAAAATTTAGGTAACAGACTGGCAGAATATTTAAATTCAAAAAATTTGACGGAGGATTATCGCCGTCTTCTTAACGGTGCTTTGAAGGATCCAGACGTTCAACAATTTTTGAAGGATAATAGCGATGAAATTAATCCCGATGCTATTTCGACGAGTGCTGCCAGCATTTATGAGTTTTACAATAACAAAAATCATGCCAGTGAATTGTCACGCGACTATTATCCAAAATTGACTGTCAGCAACCACAACATCGAAGTGGCCTATTATCCTAATGAGAGAACTCAAAATCGTGAGAAACGCAATCAGTACGAATCTGGCTTTGTTTTGATGGATATGCCATCTGACATTAGAAGTGCCAAATTGGATGATTACAACGGGGATGGTCGTCAAGATGCACTTGGCAAGTCACTCGATTTTATCGACAACTATTTGAATCAAAAAGGTTTCGTGCCCGGATTGTACTTGGCAGGAGATTTTGGGGTTGGTAAAACTTATTTGCTTGGTGCGATTGCCAATGAATTATTCAAGCATGACGTTCACACGACAATGATGCATTTTCCAACTTTTGCGGTTGAAATGAAAAATTCAATTGGATCAAATACTGTTTTGGCAAAAGTTAATAAAGTTAAAGGTGCTGAGATTCTCATGCTCGATGATATTGGAGCTGACTCCATGTCCAGTTGGATTCGAGATGAAGTTTTGGGAGTTATTTTGCAGTACCGTATGCAAGAAAACTTGCCAACGTTCTTTTCATCAAACTTTTCAATGAAAGAGTTGGAAAAACACCTTTCTATCAACCAACGAGGCGAAGAAGAACCTGTTAAAGCCAAGCGTATCATGGAGCGGGTTAAGTACTTATCGCGTGAAGTTATTGTGACTGGTCAAAACAGAAGATTTGAAAAATAA
- the thrS gene encoding threonine--tRNA ligase, with protein MSKIKLTFPDDSVKEFDEGTTTLDVAKSISTSLGKKAVAGKLNDTLVDLESPIKQDAKIEIISAEDKEDAQKVLRNTAALVFSAAAKSFKEDLHFGEKQANDDGFYVDTDSKSGQISVDELKEITALMNKIIKNNDKIERSMMDKKDLEAMFKDDPYKLSLVDAIESVQIPVYTLDGFVDFGYDAVLNNLKSLKHFELLSVAGAYWQGKSSNPMLQRIYGTAFYKEDGLKADLKRRAEIKERDHRTIGRDLDLFFVDPEVGAGLPYWMPNGATIRRVIERYIIDKEVAWGYQHVYTPILMNLNAYKTSGHWEHYREDMFPPMDMGDGEMLELRPMNCPSHIQIYNHHNRSYRDLPLRIAELGMMHRYEKSGALSGLQRVREMTLNDGHTFVALDQIQEEFKRTLQLMVEVYKDFDINDYTFRLSYRDPANTAKYFDDDEMWNKSQSMLKGAMDDLGLKYYEAEGEAAFYGPKLDVQTKTALGNEETLSTIQLDFMQPEKFQLTYVGADGQDHRPVMIHRGIVSTMERFIAYLIEIYKGAFPTWLAPKQVRIIPVNQKLHSDYANEILAELRAKNIRAEVDDRDEKMGYKIRDSQTMKIPYTVVVGDDETKNATVSVRKYGEEDSESENAKMFVDSVVADIANYSRKDVTDKD; from the coding sequence ATGTCAAAAATCAAGTTAACATTCCCAGATGATTCAGTTAAGGAGTTTGACGAAGGCACTACAACCTTAGACGTTGCTAAGTCAATTAGCACATCACTAGGCAAAAAAGCTGTTGCTGGTAAATTAAACGACACTTTAGTTGATCTTGAAAGTCCAATCAAGCAAGATGCTAAGATTGAAATTATTTCAGCTGAAGATAAAGAAGATGCACAAAAGGTTCTAAGAAACACTGCTGCTTTAGTATTCTCTGCTGCAGCTAAGAGTTTCAAGGAAGACCTTCACTTCGGTGAAAAACAAGCTAACGATGATGGTTTTTACGTTGATACTGATAGCAAATCAGGCCAAATCAGTGTTGATGAACTAAAAGAAATCACAGCTTTGATGAACAAGATTATCAAGAACAACGATAAGATTGAAAGATCAATGATGGATAAGAAAGATCTTGAAGCAATGTTCAAGGACGATCCATACAAGTTGTCATTGGTTGATGCTATCGAATCAGTTCAAATTCCTGTATACACATTAGATGGATTTGTTGACTTCGGTTATGATGCCGTACTTAACAACCTTAAATCTTTGAAACACTTCGAATTACTTTCAGTTGCCGGTGCTTATTGGCAAGGTAAGTCAAGTAACCCAATGTTACAAAGAATTTATGGTACAGCCTTTTACAAGGAAGATGGCTTAAAAGCTGATCTTAAACGTCGTGCCGAAATTAAAGAACGTGACCACAGAACAATTGGCCGTGACCTTGACCTATTCTTCGTTGACCCAGAAGTTGGTGCCGGACTTCCATACTGGATGCCAAATGGTGCTACAATCCGTCGTGTTATTGAAAGATATATCATCGACAAGGAAGTTGCTTGGGGTTACCAACATGTTTACACACCAATCCTTATGAACTTGAATGCATATAAGACTTCAGGTCACTGGGAACACTACCGTGAAGACATGTTCCCACCAATGGACATGGGTGATGGCGAAATGCTTGAACTACGTCCTATGAACTGTCCTTCACATATCCAAATTTACAACCACCACAACCGTTCATACAGAGATCTACCTCTACGTATCGCTGAACTGGGTATGATGCACAGATACGAAAAATCAGGTGCTTTGTCAGGACTACAACGTGTTCGTGAAATGACACTTAATGATGGTCACACATTCGTTGCTCTTGACCAAATTCAAGAAGAATTCAAACGTACACTACAATTGATGGTTGAAGTTTACAAAGACTTTGATATCAACGATTACACATTCCGTCTAAGTTACCGTGACCCAGCAAATACTGCTAAGTACTTCGATGATGATGAAATGTGGAACAAGTCACAATCAATGCTTAAAGGTGCTATGGATGATCTTGGTCTTAAGTACTACGAAGCTGAAGGTGAAGCCGCATTCTACGGTCCAAAGCTTGATGTTCAAACAAAGACAGCTCTAGGTAATGAAGAAACATTGTCAACAATCCAATTAGACTTTATGCAACCAGAGAAGTTCCAACTAACATACGTTGGTGCTGATGGACAAGATCACAGACCAGTTATGATTCACCGTGGTATCGTTTCAACTATGGAAAGATTTATTGCTTACCTAATTGAAATTTATAAAGGTGCCTTCCCAACATGGTTAGCTCCAAAACAAGTACGTATTATTCCTGTTAACCAAAAACTTCACTCAGACTACGCAAACGAAATTCTTGCAGAACTACGTGCTAAGAACATCCGTGCCGAAGTTGATGACCGTGATGAAAAGATGGGTTACAAGATTCGTGATTCACAAACAATGAAGATTCCATATACAGTTGTTGTTGGTGATGACGAAACAAAGAACGCCACAGTTTCAGTTAGAAAATATGGTGAAGAAGATTCAGAATCAGAAAACGCTAAGATGTTCGTTGACAGTGTCGTTGCCGATATTGCTAACTACAGTCGTAAAGACGTTACTGATAAAGACTAG
- the infC gene encoding translation initiation factor IF-3, translating into MARDLLINDQIRAKEVRLISENGDQVGVKPVAEAQRLAEAASMDLVLMSPGAKPPVARIMDYGKYKFDLQKKDREARKKQKTVSLKEVRLSPTIEANDFNTKLNNARKFLAKGDKVKVSLRFKGRAITHKEIGKEVLDRVAEQTKDVATVTTRPKMDGRSMFLMLDPINAKDNKKKK; encoded by the coding sequence ATAGCAAGAGATTTATTAATAAATGATCAAATACGTGCTAAAGAAGTACGACTAATTTCTGAAAATGGTGATCAAGTTGGTGTTAAGCCAGTAGCTGAGGCACAACGTTTGGCTGAAGCAGCTAGTATGGACCTAGTTCTAATGTCACCAGGTGCTAAACCACCTGTTGCCAGAATTATGGACTATGGTAAATACAAGTTTGATCTTCAAAAGAAAGATAGAGAAGCACGTAAAAAACAGAAAACTGTTAGTCTTAAGGAAGTACGATTGAGTCCTACTATTGAAGCAAACGACTTTAATACAAAGCTTAATAATGCTCGCAAGTTCTTGGCTAAAGGTGATAAGGTCAAAGTCTCTCTTCGCTTTAAGGGTAGAGCAATCACTCATAAAGAGATAGGTAAAGAAGTCTTAGACCGTGTTGCTGAACAGACCAAGGATGTTGCTACGGTAACAACAAGGCCTAAAATGGACGGTCGTAGTATGTTCTTAATGCTTGATCCAATTAACGCAAAAGATAACAAAAAGAAGAAATAG
- a CDS encoding YqeG family HAD IIIA-type phosphatase encodes MFKPYIMLDKITDIEVKDLRELGITTIMTDLDNTLLPWNSNEYDLSLRKWLNQMAQNDIEVMIVSNNSYERVEKAVRELPVSIVARAVKPLPFVIMEHVKEESIDPKNILFVGDQVMTDVLAGNMAGLKTVLVKPLVDTDAKKTRINRFFERPILKAMQKRDKNLYWKESLNDRK; translated from the coding sequence ATGTTTAAACCGTATATTATGCTTGATAAGATCACAGATATTGAAGTTAAAGATTTAAGAGAACTTGGTATCACGACTATCATGACAGATTTAGACAACACACTTTTGCCATGGAATAGTAATGAATATGATTTATCACTCCGTAAATGGCTTAATCAAATGGCCCAAAATGATATAGAAGTCATGATCGTTTCTAACAACAGTTATGAACGTGTGGAAAAAGCTGTCCGTGAGTTGCCCGTCAGCATCGTGGCTCGTGCAGTGAAACCATTGCCATTCGTGATCATGGAACATGTAAAAGAAGAAAGTATCGACCCTAAGAATATTTTGTTTGTCGGCGATCAAGTTATGACCGATGTTCTAGCTGGAAATATGGCTGGATTAAAGACTGTCTTAGTTAAACCATTAGTCGATACAGATGCTAAGAAAACCCGTATTAATAGATTTTTTGAACGTCCAATTTTAAAAGCAATGCAAAAGCGTGATAAAAATTTATACTGGAAGGAATCATTAAATGACAGAAAATGA
- a CDS encoding DnaD domain protein: MSTSNFGSEKFTPLVGYWCLPNGHLNDDDRHVLTDLYLPILGTEAFSLYLLLWEKLPNKELVTQRKSHAELLSLLGIDLKRFYEARIKAEALGLLRTFEKKDDLGPYYVYQLFEPLSPDDFFKDDLLSIFLYEQVSDSKYRLLADKYAHSDLILNNSQEITKDFLEVFQLSNSDLINTPTEVKNAQNNFTSTASAQKPTLSAKEVEPLDWELISDRIQQLYRIHPDNLLENQELILSLHAFYGLDEMVLIDLIGKTCDIVNNKIDPVRLKHSVQDRFEKNANISVKQQAPTVEEAPKDAETNLNRADQLILQQAKTMTPADFLADQKQKSGGFVGTVESRALRDMAMKTYLSAPVLNIMVYYILQNSPTLTSPLMETMANDWQQNNIQTPEQALKRINDFQTKPRNPKRRYNNNKNRKVEQATDWSKYKAKVPNNQNQQNSHSEMQDRLNRLRNKDN, from the coding sequence GTGTCTACAAGTAATTTTGGATCAGAAAAGTTTACACCACTAGTAGGCTATTGGTGTTTGCCCAATGGTCATCTCAATGACGATGACCGCCACGTTTTAACCGATTTATATTTGCCCATTTTAGGAACAGAGGCTTTCAGTCTCTATCTTTTGTTGTGGGAGAAACTGCCTAATAAGGAATTAGTAACTCAACGTAAAAGTCATGCTGAATTATTGAGTCTTTTAGGAATTGATTTGAAACGTTTTTACGAAGCACGCATCAAAGCTGAAGCATTAGGCTTATTGCGGACGTTTGAAAAGAAGGATGACCTTGGCCCATACTACGTGTATCAACTGTTTGAACCATTGTCACCAGATGACTTTTTCAAAGATGATTTGCTAAGTATTTTCTTATATGAACAAGTTAGCGATAGTAAGTATCGTTTATTAGCTGATAAATATGCTCATTCAGACTTGATATTGAATAATTCGCAGGAAATCACCAAAGATTTCTTGGAAGTCTTCCAGTTGAGCAATAGTGATTTGATCAATACGCCTACTGAAGTTAAGAATGCTCAGAATAATTTCACATCAACCGCCAGCGCTCAGAAACCAACTTTGAGTGCTAAGGAAGTTGAACCATTGGATTGGGAACTCATATCTGATCGAATTCAACAGTTGTATCGAATTCATCCGGATAACCTTTTGGAAAACCAAGAGTTGATTCTCAGTTTGCATGCCTTTTATGGCTTAGATGAGATGGTTTTGATTGATTTGATTGGTAAGACTTGTGATATCGTCAATAATAAAATTGATCCAGTTCGTTTGAAACACTCCGTTCAGGACCGTTTTGAAAAGAATGCTAATATTTCAGTTAAGCAGCAGGCTCCGACCGTTGAAGAGGCTCCTAAGGACGCTGAGACAAATTTGAACCGTGCCGACCAGTTGATTTTGCAACAAGCCAAGACGATGACTCCAGCAGATTTTCTGGCAGATCAAAAGCAAAAGAGCGGTGGGTTCGTTGGAACCGTCGAGTCTCGTGCATTGCGTGATATGGCAATGAAGACGTATTTGTCAGCACCAGTTTTGAATATTATGGTTTATTACATTTTGCAGAATTCACCAACGTTAACATCGCCACTGATGGAAACAATGGCTAATGATTGGCAACAAAATAATATTCAAACTCCAGAGCAAGCTTTGAAAAGAATCAATGACTTTCAAACAAAGCCTCGTAATCCAAAGCGTCGTTATAACAACAATAAGAATCGTAAAGTGGAACAGGCAACTGACTGGAGCAAGTACAAGGCAAAGGTTCCAAATAATCAGAACCAACAAAATAGTCACAGCGAAATGCAAGATCGCTTAAACAGACTAAGAAATAAGGATAATTAA
- a CDS encoding MerR family transcriptional regulator — protein sequence MKKTYTIKEVADYFNLPISTIRYYDKKGLLPFVSKNKAGYRVFSESDFGFIKTICCLKNTGMPIKDIQTYIGLCMQGTKTIDQRKQMLQQHKQNVLIQQRLLTENLKEIDVKINRYASPDSKNIIKAQIKFVKDEKKDLKLKDPFI from the coding sequence ATGAAAAAAACATACACGATTAAAGAAGTCGCCGATTACTTCAACTTACCTATTTCAACTATTCGCTATTACGATAAGAAGGGACTCTTGCCTTTCGTTTCCAAAAATAAAGCTGGATATCGAGTTTTCTCAGAATCAGATTTTGGATTTATCAAAACTATCTGCTGTCTGAAAAACACTGGTATGCCAATTAAAGATATTCAAACTTATATTGGATTATGTATGCAAGGAACCAAAACAATTGATCAACGTAAACAGATGTTACAACAACATAAGCAAAACGTTTTAATACAACAACGGCTCTTAACTGAGAATCTGAAAGAAATTGATGTCAAAATTAATCGGTATGCATCCCCTGACTCTAAAAATATTATCAAGGCTCAAATCAAGTTTGTTAAAGACGAAAAAAAGGACCTAAAATTAAAAGATCCTTTTATATAG
- the rplT gene encoding 50S ribosomal protein L20, with translation MPRVKGGTVTRKRRKKVLKLAKGYRGSKHITFKAAHTQIMVSYRYAFRDRRQVKRDFRKIWIARINAAARMNEISYSKLMHGLKLANVDINRKMLAQVAIEDPKAFTSLVDTAKKALA, from the coding sequence ATGCCACGTGTAAAAGGTGGAACAGTAACTCGCAAACGTCGTAAGAAAGTTTTAAAATTAGCTAAGGGATATCGTGGTTCAAAACATATCACTTTTAAAGCAGCACATACTCAAATTATGGTTTCATACCGTTATGCATTCCGTGATCGTCGTCAAGTTAAACGCGACTTCCGTAAGATCTGGATCGCTAGAATTAACGCTGCTGCAAGAATGAATGAAATCAGCTACAGCAAATTAATGCATGGTTTGAAATTAGCTAACGTTGACATCAACCGTAAGATGCTAGCTCAAGTTGCTATTGAAGATCCTAAAGCATTCACAAGTTTAGTAGATACAGCTAAGAAAGCTTTAGCTTAA
- the coaE gene encoding dephospho-CoA kinase (Dephospho-CoA kinase (CoaE) performs the final step in coenzyme A biosynthesis.) yields the protein MSKIYGLTGGIAAGKSTVLKMFKDHGFIIFDADSFAREVVIPNSIGLKQIVEQFGEQVLNADGTLNRAKLGSIVFSDSGELEKLNHITRPLIKEKILHTIALIKKSTSKRIAIFEIQLLFEGGYEDYFDGTISLYERPEIQLARLMKRNNLTEKVALDRINSQMSMDEKKRRADFVIDNSGDLTQLKQEFEKLMSQL from the coding sequence ATGAGTAAAATTTACGGACTAACTGGTGGGATTGCTGCCGGTAAATCAACAGTTTTGAAGATGTTTAAGGATCATGGTTTCATAATATTCGATGCTGATTCATTTGCTCGTGAAGTAGTTATTCCCAATTCTATCGGTTTAAAACAGATTGTCGAACAATTTGGGGAACAAGTTTTAAATGCTGATGGAACATTGAATCGAGCTAAATTAGGGTCAATTGTCTTTAGTGACAGTGGTGAATTGGAAAAACTCAATCACATCACACGGCCTTTAATTAAAGAGAAAATTTTACACACGATTGCATTGATTAAGAAATCTACCAGTAAAAGAATCGCAATTTTTGAAATCCAGCTACTATTTGAAGGTGGCTATGAGGATTATTTCGATGGAACTATTAGTCTCTATGAGCGACCAGAAATACAACTGGCTCGACTTATGAAACGAAATAATTTGACTGAAAAGGTTGCCCTTGATCGAATTAATTCTCAAATGTCGATGGACGAGAAGAAGCGCCGTGCTGATTTTGTCATTGATAATTCGGGAGATTTAACGCAACTTAAACAGGAATTTGAAAAGTTAATGTCACAACTTTAA
- the nrdR gene encoding transcriptional regulator NrdR — translation MICPHCHHDSSKVIDSRPSDEGRAIRRRRECENCGTRFTTFERLEKSPLLVIKKNGNREEFSREKLLRGIVRAAEKRPVTMDQMNDIVDKVENEIRANGESEIGSQIIGEHVMKILAKVDDVTYIRFASVYREFKDMNSFMKEVQEMMANGNKIDKK, via the coding sequence TTGATTTGTCCACATTGTCATCATGATTCATCAAAAGTTATTGATAGTCGTCCCAGCGATGAAGGACGCGCTATTAGAAGACGCCGTGAATGCGAGAACTGCGGTACCAGATTTACAACATTTGAAAGATTAGAGAAATCACCACTCTTGGTTATCAAGAAGAATGGTAATCGTGAAGAATTCAGTCGCGAGAAGTTGTTACGTGGTATCGTGCGGGCAGCCGAAAAACGTCCAGTTACTATGGACCAAATGAACGATATCGTTGATAAGGTTGAAAATGAAATCAGGGCTAACGGTGAGAGTGAAATTGGTTCACAAATTATCGGTGAGCATGTCATGAAAATTTTAGCCAAGGTTGATGATGTAACTTATATCCGTTTTGCAAGTGTTTATCGTGAATTTAAAGACATGAATAGTTTCATGAAAGAAGTTCAAGAGATGATGGCAAACGGAAATAAAATTGATAAGAAATAA
- a CDS encoding SDR family oxidoreductase: MKKVLVTGGTGFVGLQVILQLLNKGYDVRTTIRKESGQKRILKVLQANDAKNLSKLSFIKADLSSDDNWIEAMQDCDGVFSVASPVFFDKPKNELDAIRPALDGTMRILKAANESGVKRVVMTSNFGAVGFSKKSGVTTEDDWTDENQPGLSIYEKSKLLAEKAAWNYANKSDVNLELVTVNPVAIFGSALNAHVSGSFDLLKNLLSGKVSWIPNLPLNVVDVRDVADIQIRAMETPEAAGQRFIASADGQISMREIVSLIQQRRPQVASKVSSKKLPDWIMNIAALFNETAKEGKLMKSMNRNVSNQKAKRILGWEPLSNNETTVLSAVDSLIKYNEF, encoded by the coding sequence ATGAAAAAAGTATTAGTGACTGGTGGCACGGGATTTGTAGGTTTGCAAGTTATTCTACAATTATTAAATAAAGGCTACGACGTAAGAACTACCATTCGAAAGGAAAGTGGCCAGAAAAGAATACTAAAGGTTTTACAAGCTAATGATGCTAAAAATCTTTCAAAACTATCATTTATCAAAGCAGATCTATCAAGTGACGATAATTGGATTGAAGCAATGCAGGATTGCGATGGAGTCTTCAGCGTTGCCTCACCAGTATTTTTCGATAAACCCAAGAATGAATTGGATGCGATTCGCCCGGCTTTAGATGGAACAATGCGTATTCTAAAGGCGGCTAATGAAAGTGGCGTTAAACGAGTAGTAATGACTTCGAACTTTGGAGCGGTTGGTTTTAGTAAAAAGTCAGGCGTAACCACCGAAGACGATTGGACAGATGAGAATCAACCAGGATTATCTATTTATGAGAAATCGAAACTTTTGGCAGAGAAAGCAGCTTGGAATTACGCGAATAAGTCAGATGTCAATTTGGAACTAGTGACAGTCAATCCAGTAGCAATCTTCGGTTCAGCGTTAAATGCTCATGTGTCCGGAAGTTTCGACCTTTTGAAAAATTTGTTATCAGGCAAAGTGAGTTGGATTCCCAATTTACCACTAAATGTAGTTGATGTGAGAGATGTAGCAGATATTCAAATCAGAGCAATGGAAACACCAGAAGCAGCCGGACAAAGATTTATTGCCTCAGCGGACGGTCAAATTTCAATGCGAGAAATTGTATCATTAATTCAGCAAAGACGTCCACAAGTAGCAAGCAAGGTGAGTTCCAAGAAGTTACCGGACTGGATAATGAATATTGCGGCATTATTTAACGAAACTGCTAAAGAAGGAAAATTGATGAAGAGTATGAATCGCAATGTCAGCAATCAAAAAGCTAAAAGAATTTTAGGTTGGGAACCATTGTCTAATAATGAAACAACAGTATTGAGTGCAGTAGATAGTTTGATTAAATATAATGAATTCTAA